A window from Flavobacterium sp. 83 encodes these proteins:
- a CDS encoding alpha-glucosidase — protein MSVKTTPQNDSKWWKEAVVYQIYPRSFKDSDGDGVGDLKGIISKLDYVKSLGVDAVWLNPIYTSPNDDNGYDISNYREIMKDFGTMADFDLLLKEMHKRGIKLIMDLVVNHSSDEHEWFKQSRSSRDNKYRDYYHWWPAEKGKPPYRWSFFDVNSDAWKYDKQTDSYYLHYFSQKQPDLNWENPKVRNEVYDIMKFWLDKGIDGFRMDAFQFASKDTTWPELPKGYEKNIIKYYGVGPHLHDYLQEMNREVFSKYDIMTVAEGAGSSPEDAMLFVDPDRKELNMAYHFESVDIGKHLKDIGLIKYKDIFSRYDKAFKDKGWLAIFLANHDQPRMVSKFGNDTPKFRAISSKMLSTFIMTMRGTPYYYYGDELGMDNIRFNSIDDYHDVDTRNKYIGLKNKGGDLNAFLEGQKQTSRENGRTPFQWNTTKNAGFTTGTPWLKANPNYKTLNAEAQEKDPNSVLNYFRKLVQLRKKEPTLVYGKYTLLDRENPNVYAYTRELNGKKLLVLLNFTDKNSPYKTGVSTSRSKIILNNYTEAKKAKNNILRPYEAIIMELK, from the coding sequence ATGTCAGTAAAAACAACTCCACAAAATGATTCCAAATGGTGGAAAGAAGCAGTAGTCTATCAAATATACCCTAGAAGTTTCAAGGATAGCGATGGTGATGGAGTTGGTGATTTAAAAGGTATTATATCTAAACTAGATTATGTAAAAAGCCTAGGAGTTGATGCAGTTTGGCTTAATCCAATTTACACTTCCCCTAATGATGATAACGGCTATGACATTAGCAATTATCGTGAAATCATGAAGGATTTTGGAACTATGGCCGATTTTGATCTTTTGTTAAAGGAAATGCACAAACGCGGCATTAAACTTATCATGGATCTAGTGGTCAATCACAGTAGCGACGAGCATGAATGGTTCAAACAATCCAGAAGTTCCCGAGATAATAAATACAGAGATTACTACCATTGGTGGCCAGCTGAAAAAGGAAAACCACCTTATAGATGGAGTTTTTTTGACGTAAATAGTGATGCTTGGAAATATGATAAACAAACAGACTCTTATTATCTTCATTATTTTTCTCAAAAGCAACCCGATTTAAATTGGGAAAATCCAAAAGTTAGAAATGAGGTGTATGACATTATGAAGTTTTGGTTAGACAAAGGCATAGACGGCTTTAGAATGGATGCTTTCCAATTTGCCTCTAAAGACACCACTTGGCCAGAATTACCCAAAGGATATGAAAAAAATATCATAAAATATTATGGTGTAGGCCCCCATTTACATGACTATTTACAAGAAATGAATAGAGAAGTTTTTAGCAAGTATGATATCATGACAGTTGCTGAAGGTGCAGGGAGTTCTCCTGAAGATGCTATGCTATTTGTAGATCCAGATCGAAAAGAATTAAACATGGCATACCATTTTGAAAGTGTTGATATTGGTAAACATTTAAAAGATATTGGTCTTATAAAATACAAAGATATTTTTTCTAGATACGACAAAGCGTTCAAAGATAAAGGATGGCTTGCTATATTCTTAGCCAATCACGATCAACCCAGAATGGTCAGTAAGTTTGGTAATGACACTCCAAAATTTAGAGCTATTTCTTCAAAAATGCTGTCTACTTTTATAATGACCATGAGAGGAACTCCTTATTATTATTATGGAGATGAATTAGGAATGGATAATATTCGTTTCAATTCTATTGATGATTATCATGATGTGGATACTCGTAACAAATACATTGGATTAAAAAATAAAGGAGGAGATTTGAATGCGTTTTTAGAAGGACAAAAACAAACATCAAGAGAAAATGGAAGAACTCCCTTTCAATGGAATACAACTAAGAATGCTGGTTTTACTACAGGAACACCATGGCTTAAGGCAAACCCAAATTACAAGACCTTGAATGCCGAAGCACAAGAAAAAGATCCAAATTCAGTATTGAATTATTTTAGAAAATTAGTACAATTACGCAAAAAAGAACCAACGCTTGTATATGGAAAATATACGCTATTAGACAGAGAAAATCCTAATGTATATGCCTACACAAGAGAATTAAATGGTAAAAAATTATTAGTACTATTAAATTTTACTGATAAAAATAGTCCCTACAAAACAGGGGTTTCAACTTCCAGATCTAAAATTATTTTGAACAATTATACCGAAGCTAAAAAAGCAAAAAACAATATTTTAAGACCTTATGAAGCTATTATAATGGAA
- a CDS encoding carbohydrate kinase produces MDKSKKELSIVCFGEVLFDVFPTHKKIGGAPLNVALRLASLGVKAEIISRIGNDEIGREMLDYIKKNGVSTNSIQIDDNLPTGEVLVQLNDKGSASYTINYPAAWDKIECNPEAENTVKKADAFAFGSLVCRDLTSYDTLLELINYAKYKIFDVNLRTPFYTKEILISLMLQSDFIKFNDDELYEISTFLNSPYHSLEQNILFIAERTNTKHICITKGSHGAVLYYNEKMYYNSGYKIDVVDTVGSGDSFLAALLSKLLTTNEPQKAIDFACAMGALVAKNTGANPKIPIKEIDEFMNPAKK; encoded by the coding sequence ATGGATAAAAGTAAAAAAGAACTCAGTATTGTTTGTTTTGGAGAAGTATTATTTGATGTTTTTCCGACACACAAAAAAATTGGCGGAGCACCTCTAAATGTTGCTCTTAGATTAGCATCACTTGGCGTAAAAGCAGAAATAATAAGCCGTATAGGTAATGATGAAATTGGCCGAGAAATGTTAGATTACATTAAAAAAAACGGTGTTTCTACAAACAGCATTCAAATAGACGACAACTTACCTACCGGAGAAGTACTCGTTCAATTGAATGATAAAGGATCCGCATCTTATACCATCAATTATCCGGCTGCATGGGATAAAATTGAATGCAATCCTGAAGCTGAAAATACTGTAAAAAAAGCAGATGCTTTTGCATTTGGAAGCCTCGTTTGCAGAGACTTAACTTCGTACGATACCTTATTAGAATTGATAAATTATGCAAAATATAAAATATTTGATGTAAATTTACGTACCCCTTTTTACACAAAAGAAATACTGATCAGTTTGATGCTACAATCTGATTTTATTAAATTTAATGATGATGAATTATATGAAATAAGTACTTTCCTAAACTCACCATATCATTCCTTAGAACAAAACATTCTTTTTATTGCTGAACGCACGAATACCAAACATATTTGTATAACAAAAGGAAGTCATGGCGCTGTTTTATATTATAATGAAAAAATGTATTATAACAGCGGTTATAAAATAGACGTCGTCGATACTGTAGGGTCAGGGGATTCCTTCTTAGCCGCTTTGTTAAGCAAGCTATTGACCACGAATGAACCTCAAAAAGCAATTGATTTTGCTTGTGCAATGGGAGCTTTAGTAGCAAAAAATACGGGCGCAAATCCAAAAATACCTATTAAGGAAATTGATGAATTTATGAATCCAGCAAAAAAATAA